In Eubalaena glacialis isolate mEubGla1 chromosome 3, mEubGla1.1.hap2.+ XY, whole genome shotgun sequence, the following are encoded in one genomic region:
- the LOC133087095 gene encoding nucleophosmin-like, with translation MENSTDMYMSPLRPWNYLFGCELKANKDDHFKVDNDENEHQLSLRTVSLGAGAKGELHIVKAEAMNYEGSPIKVTLATLKMSVQPTVSLGGFEITLPVVLRLKCGSGPVHISGQHLVAVEEDAESEDEEEEDVALLSISGKCSAPGSRSKFPQKKVKLAAAEDEDDDEDDDDDDEDDDDFDDEEAEEKASVKSKGQESFKKQEKTPKTPKGPSSVEDIEAKVQASIEKEH, from the exons ATGGAAAATTCGACGGACATGTACATGAGCCCTCTGAGGCCCTGGAACTATCTTTTTGGTTGTGAACTGAAGGCCAACAAAGATGATCACTTTAAGGTGGATAATGATGAAAATGAGCACCAGTTATCTTTAAGAACGGTCAGTTTAGGGGCTGGCGCAAAGGGTGAATTGCACATTGTCAAAGCAGAGGCGATGAATTATGAAGGCAGTCCAATTAAAGTAACACTGGCAACTTTGAAAATGTCTGTGCAGCCAACAGTTTCCCTTGGGGGCTTTGAAATAACACTACCTGTGGTCTTACGGTTGAAGTGTGGCTCAGGGCCTGTGCATATTAGTGGACAGCACTTAGTAGCTGTGGAGGAAGATGCAGAGTCagaagatgaagaggaggaggatgtggCACTCCTAAGTATATCTGGAAAGTGCTCTGCCCCTGGAAGTCGTAGCAAGTTTccacagaaaaaagtaaaacttgctGCTGCTGAAGATGAAGATGACGATgaagatgacgatgatgatgatgaagatgatgatgactttgatgatgaggaagctgaagaaaAAGCTTCAGTAAA ATCAAAAGGTCAAGAATCcttcaaaaaacaggaaaaaactcCTAAAACACCGAAAGGACCTAGCTCTGTAGAAGACATTGAAGCAAAAGTGCAAGCAAGTATAGAAAAAGAGCATTGA